The genomic DNA ATAGCATGCGTGCTGCATAAAAACGTAAGTTAAAATAAATGTCACGGGCAAAAATATATCGCCCCTTTTTAAACCGGAAAAGGAAATTATCGCAATTAAAGCCACGAAAATCAAATAGAATAAGTAACTTTTTTGAATCAACAAATCTTTTTTTACATTTTCTAAGCCAAAGATCTTCACTATCCCTCTATCTTTCTTTAGGAGGTTCATTATGAGCTTTATAGTGGTAGTCTTGCCCGCCCCATTTGGGCCGATAAATCCCATTATATAGCCTCTTTCAAGGGTAAAACTTACTTCTCTAAGTTCAAATCCGGAAAATCTCTTTCTTAAACCTACTACCTCCAGGATGGGTTCCATTTATCTAAACCTCCCCATACAGAATCTCGAGCATTTTCATCATTTCCTCCAAAGAAAGCCCTAAAGATTTCCCTGCAAAAACGGCTTCCTCAAGCTTTTCCTCCACCACTTTAAGGCGCATCTCCCTCAACAGCTCCCGGTTTCTTACTGCCACAAAAGTGCCTTTCCCCTGGGTTGTGACGATATATCCTTCCCTTTCGAGCTCTTCATAAGCTTTCTTCACTGTAATCACGCTTATTCCAAGTTCTTTTGCCATATTTCGTATGGAAAAAAGAAGTTCTCCTTCCTTAAGTACTCCTCGTATTATCATGTCCTTTATCTGCCTTGCTATCTGCTTGTATATTGGTTCTTCAGAAGTATTGGATATTAAAATGTTCATTTTTAAAACAGACCACCTCCCATAAACTGTATATATTGTTTATGTACAGTATATACTAATAAAATGACATTGTCAACGGAAATAATTTAAAATCGAGTAGGAGTGGGTGACTAACCCCCGTCCCCTCTCACCACCGGACATGCGGGTCCGCATCCGGCGGTTCACCAAGCTTTACGAAGCCTCTGATAACGTTCGGTTAAGCTCGTTAGACCCTGAGATTGCCAGTAGGCGTTGCCCAGGGCTCTATTCATTGGCCCGTGTGCCATCCGCCACGGACCTTTCCGCGCATTGGCAAATTCGTGTACCACTTGCTCGGGTAGTCCTAGAGCCCTAAGTTCTCGATATCTTGTCCGTACTCGTTTCCACTGTTTCCATAAACATAGGCGTAATCTACGGCGTATCCAGCCATCCAATTCTTCAAATATGCTGGGTGTTTCGGCCAGGGCAAAGTATCCCATCCACCCTCCAATGTAGGTGTTGAGGCGTTCTGCGCGTTCGGCTATGCTTACTGGTTTGTTCCGGGCCGTTATATCCCGTATTTTCGTCTTTACTCGTTCAATGGTTTGGGGTGCTAGGCGGATGAGTATTTGCCCTCCTCATTTCCAATTCTTTGTCCAGCTCATCTAGTAGTATGTTGGCTAGAAGTGGGCTTAGCGGTCCTCCCTGGGGTGTTCCTTTTGTTGTTTCCATTACTACTCCGTTTATCATAACGCCTGCCTGTAGGTATCGGCGAATAAGGGTCAATACCCTCTTATCTTTCACTCTCCGGGCTACTTTTGCCATGAGTATGTCGTGGTTTACTCGGTCGAAGAATTTCTCTATGTCCAGGTCGACTGCCCATTCGTATCCTTCTTCTACGTATTGTCTCGCTTTCCTTACTGCGTCGTGGGCTCTCTTCCCGGGCCGGAATCCGTAGCTGAATTCCGAAAATCCCGGGTCAAAGATGGGTGTTAATACTTGCAGGCGGGTACCCACCGCAGGTGGGTGTTGTTGGATGAGGCGGTCCATTACGGTGGGGATTCCTAATAGCCTCTTGCCTCCCCCGGGTTTCGGGATTTCGACCCGGCGCACGGGCTTAGGCTTGTAGGTCCCCGCAAGTAGTTCTCCCCGGATGCGCGGCCATTCGGCACGGATTTGGTCCCGAAGCCGTTCGGTCGGGATGCCGTCTATGCCGGGCGCGCCTCCGTTTTGTTCTACTCGCTTTAGGGCTGCTAGCATGTTGTTTCTTTCTACCACCCGCTCCATCAGGCCGCTATCGTTGTCCCCGCGAGGTGACTCTCCGCTTCGTGCCGGAGAAGAACTCGGCCCTCCCGCGGGCCCCTGTGGCTTCACCACTCCTTCCCGTAGGCAGGCCCCTTCCGGGGACATCTAGCGTCTTCGCTCTTCTCTCGAACTCATCGGACTCACCTCTTACTTGATGTTCGGGCCTTCCCTCAAAGTCCATGACCTCCAAGGTACTATGCCCAAAGCTTCCCCTGACGGTTCAGCCATGCCTTCCAGCATGGGTTACCAGTTTACCTGGCGTTACCATCAGGCCTCCCCGGGTAAGAGCGAAAGCCTCCCCGCGCCCGCCCCATATACCCTACCACCCCTTGGCAGCCTTGGATTTCGCTGTGATTCGCCAGCTCATCCGAACGGTCTGGCCTCATAACGGGTTCTTGTTCATCGGGCCGTGGCTTTCCCTCCGGCTTCCTTCGGCACCCACCTGCGGTGGGTACCCGACCTCACGATGGACACCCTTGCCTTTGGGGAGAGACTTTGCCTTTCCTGCAGTGGACTTTCACCAGAGTTTTCCCCATGCCGGGCGCACAAAATTATTAAGCGGGCTCTCGCCCGCTTTAAAAACTTCTTCAATTTCTCAATCTCTTTATTATGCTATTGCAAAATTTTCCGGTAGTTGCATTTCCTCCCAAATCGGGAGTCAGGTTTTCGCCGTTTCGAAAAACGTCGTAAAGTGCTTTTTCTATCCTGTCTGCCTTTTCTACTTCCCCAATATATCTTAGCATCATTGCTGCCGAAAGAATCATCGCCGTAGGGTTTGCTATATTTTTACCCGCTATATCCGGAGCGCTGCCGTGAACGGCCTCGAATACCGCAACACCATCGCCGATATTCGCTCCGGGGACAACCCCAAGCCCCCCGACCAGGCCCGCGCACAGATCGGAAATTATATCGCCGTAAAGGTTGGGACACAAAAGCACGTCGTATTTTTCGGGATTCTTCACAAGCTGCATGCACATATTGTCGACTATCAATTCTTCATAAGTTATATCGGGATAATCCTTTGCAACCTTCCTTGCGCATTCTAGAAAAAGCCCGTCGCTTAGCTTCATTATGTTGGCCTTATGAACAGCCGTTACTTTTTTTCTGTTTTCCTTTCTCGCGAATTCGAAGGCAAATTTTGCAATTCTCGTGGAGGCCTCGGCGGTTATCAGCTTTATGCTCTCGGCGGCCACATTCCCTATTTTGTGCTCGATCCCGGCGTACAGGTCCTCGGTGTTTTCCCTGACCACTACCAGGTCTATCCCCTCATACCTCGTCTTAATCCCATCTATGGACTTAGCGGGCCGAAGGTTTGCAAAAAGGCCCAGCTCCTGCCTCAGAGCCACATTTACGCTCCTGTGTCCGGATATCACCGGCGTTTCCGTAGGTCCTTTGAGGCAAACACCGTTTTCCTTTATTGAAGCCAGTACTTCATCGGGGAGCACCGGCTTCCCTTTTTTTGCTGCCGAAATCCCTGCATCCATAATTTCCCATTCAATTTGAGCGCCGCTTGCTTCCACAACTTTAACAGCAGCTTTTGCAATCTCTGGGCCTATCCCATCTCCTGGAATTAAAGTTGCTTTCCTCATTGTTGATCTTCTCCCAAGTTTTTCTTTATATAGTTGAGCAATCCCCCTTCAAGAAGGAGATTGATTTGCCTTTTTGTCAGATCAAAGCTTATGGGAATTTCTAATCGCTTAGTAACATTTTTCAGAACGCCCTTGCCTCTTTTTATCCCTTCTTTAACATCCTCTAGCAGGAGGTGGTCGCCTTCTTCTATTTTTTCATAGTCCATGCCGTTTTCGAATAATGCAGGCAATATCCCGTAATTCACCAAGTTATCCTTATGAATTCTTGCGAAAGATTTTGCAACGACCACCTTTATGCCAAGATAAAGCGGGACTAAAGCTGCGTGCTCCCTGCTGGAGCCTTGGCCGTAGTTTTCGCCCCCTACAATGATTCCACCATCTACTGATTTTGCTCTTTTAGCGAACTCTTTGTCTATGATGCTGAAGCAGTATTCAGAGAGGGCAGGTATGTTAGACCTCAGAGGAAGTAGCTTTGCAGTGCCGGGTATTATGTGGTCCGTCGTAATATTGTCTTCAACTTTTATGAGCACCTGGCCTTCAATAACATCGCCGACTTTGCTAGCCACCGGAATCGGTTTTATGTTAGGGCCGTAGAAAACCTCCACTTTTTCTTTTTCCCCGGCCGGCGGGATAATCATATTGTCGTTAATATAATACTGCTTTGGCTCTGATACTTCCGGCATTTCTCCTGACTCTCTAGGATCCGACAGCACCCCATTAATTGCCGTTACCGCTGCCACCGCAGGGCTAGCAAGGATCACCTGGGCATCCGCAGTGCCAGACCTTCCTTTGAAATTGCGGTTGAAGGTCCTGACAGACACGGCTCCTGAGCCCGGTGCCTGCCCCATGCCAATGCACGGTCCGCAGGTACATTCCAAAATCCTCGCGCCTGCCGAAATTATATCTGAAAGGATTCCACTTTCTGTCATCATCGTAAGTACCTGCCTCGATCCCGGTGAAATGACAAGACTTACGTCCGGGTGAACTGTTCTACCTCTTAGAATTTTTGCGACTAGCATCATGTCCTTGAAAGACGAATTGGTACAGCTTCCTATCGCAACCTGATCCACCTTCATACCTTTTACTTCACTTATGGGATGAACATTGTCCGGGCTGTGAGGCATTGCTACCAGAGGCTCCAGTTTTGAAAGGTCTATCACTATTTTTTCGTCGTACTTTGCATCTTCATCGGGCTTTAATTCCCTGAAGTCACTCTCTCTTCCCTGAGCCTTTAAAAACTCGTACGTCACCTCGTCGCTGGGGAAGATGGAGGTAGTCGCACCGAGCTCTGCCCCCATATTGGCTATTGTCGCCCTTTCGTGGACTGACAACGTCTTTACGCCTTCTCCCGTATATTCGAATATCTTCCCGACCCCGCCTTTTACCGTAAGCCTTCTTAAAAGCTCGAGGATGACATCCTTTGCAGTTACCCAGGGCTTTAGCTTCCCTTTCAGCTCCACATTTACTATATACGGCATTTTAAGGTAATAAGGGTAGCCCGCCATCGCAGCAGCTACGTCCAGCCCGCCAGCACCTATGGCAAGGCATCCTATCCCTCCAGCCGTTGGGGTATGGCTGTCCGAACCCAACAAAGTGTCACCAGGTACGGCAAATCTCTCTAAATTCACCTGGTGACAGATGCCGTTTCCGGCTTTTGAATAATAGATGCCGTACTTCTTGGCCACAGTAGCGATGAATTTATGGTCGTCGGCGTTTTCAAACCCGGTTTGCAGGGTATTGTGGTCTATATACGCCACAGACCTTTTGGTTTTCACTCTATCTATCCCCATAGCCTCCAACTGGAGGTATGCCATGGTCCCCGTAGCATCCTGAGTTAGTGTCTGGTCTATTTTTATCGCGATTTCTTCGCCGGGTTTCAAACTTCCTTCGACCAGGTGTTCAAGCAATATCTTCTGCGCAATATTGTATCCCAATTATACCACCTTCTTTTCCTTTTTTCTTTCTGCATCCCAGGCGTAGTACAAAAACAGGAATTCCTTTTCCGTGAGGCTTCTTTTCATCGAAACTGCAGTGTCCCGGACCCTGTCGAGAAGTTCTTTCGCCTCCTCCTTTTCCATCTTGATCCCGTACTTTTCAAGGACGCTGACCAATGCAGCCGTCCCGGAATGCTTGCCGATAAAAATTTTGCGCTCTAGTCCCACTTCTGCAGGGTTGAATACCTCGTAAGTCTCGGGGTGCTTTAAAGCTCCGTCTACGTGAATACCTGATTCGTGGGCGAAGATATTTTCTCCCACTACCGGCTTCCAGGAGGGCAGGAACCTGCCGCTCGCCTTTGATACGTATTCGGAAACTTCCCTGAACATTTCCTGCTTTAGCCCGTGGTCGATTTTTAAAGCGTGTTTCAATGCCATAGCAACTTCCTCAAGCGCAGCGTTGCCAGCTCTTTCTCCCAGGCCGTTTACCGTTACCCCCGCATGGGTCGCCCCGGCTTTTATGGCCGCTACGGTATTTGCTGTCGCCATGCCGAAATCGTTATGTGCGTGGATCTCTATGTCCATCGAAGTTCTTTCCTTTAGCCTTTTAATAATTTCGTAAGTCGTGAGCGGCTCTAAAAATCCAACGGTATCGCAGAACCTGAAGCGGTCGGCACCGGCTTCTTTTGCAGCAAGAACGAAACTCACCAGGTACTCGAAATCGGCCCTTGAAGCGTCTTCCCCGTTTACGGAAACGTACACGCCTTCCTTTTTTGCAAATTCCACCGCTTTCCTCATTTGCTCTATAACTTGTTCCCTCGAAGAGCGGAGCTTGTATTTTATGTGCAAATCCGACACAGCGATTGAAATTGCCACCGCATCCACGCCACACCTTATCGACCGCGCTATATCATCTATGACCGCCCTGTTCCATGCCATTATGCTGGCCTTCAGTCCAAGCTTTACTATCTGGCGCATCGTTTCTTCCTCTTCAGCCCCCATCGCGGGAATACCCGCTTCGATCTGGTCCACTCCCATCATATCAAGAAGCCTTGCTATCATTATCTTTTCTTCTCGCGCAAAAACCACTCCTGCGGTCTGTTCCCCGTCCCTTAACGTAGTATCCACCCAAATTACCTTCTTATTGCCGTTTTCACCCATTGTAACACCTCCACCGGTATTCACGATTTATTGTATACAATTATACTTATATTCACGGATTCTGTCAATAAAAAAATACATGCCAAAACGCATGTATTTCAAGTCTTTTGTTTTTCTCTTTCGAATTCTGTTAGAACTTCCTCGAATATGCTTACCGCCTTTTTGGCATCATCTATGGTTATATTGAGGGGCGGAAGCATTCTCACAACTCCGTTTCCTGCAGCAACCAAAAGAAGCCCTTTTTCTAAAGCCTTCGATATTATCGGGCCCACATCCTGAGCTGCCATCTGGATGCCTAACATCAACCCTTTGCCCCTTACATCCGCTACAGAAGGGTGGGATTTATTCAATTCAAGTAGTCTGGACTTCAGGTAATTCCCAACCTTTTCTGCGTTTTCCACAACGCCATTGAGAAGCTCCTTCATCACCGCTATGCCCGCAGCGCAGGACACTGGATTCCCCCCAAAAGTCGAGGCATGGTCTCCCGGCTCGAAACCCGATGACGCATTGCCCGTCGCTACTACCGCACCCAGAGGAAGTCCCCCGGCAATGCCCTTGGCAAGGGTCATTATGTCGGGCTCTACATCATAATGCTGGTAGGCAAAGAGTTTGCCGGTCCTACCCATCCCTGTCTGTATCTCGTCAAATATTAGGAGCAGTCCCTTTTCATCGCAAAGTTCCCTTACTTTCTTGAGGTAATCCTGGTCTGCCTCATACACCCCGCCCTCTCCCTGGACGGGTTCCAGCATTATTGCGCATGTATTTTCATCGACGGCACTTTTTAGCGCTTCAAAATTGTTGAAAGGCACATGCTTGAATCCCTCTACTAAAGGCCCAAAGCCTGAATGGTATTTGGGCTGCCCCGTGGCGCTCAATGCACCCATAGTCCTTCCATGGAAGGATTGGCTTGCCGCAATGATACCGTATTTATGTTCACCGTACTTTTTCTTCGAATATTTCCTCGCAAGTTTTATAGCCGCTTCGTTGGCCTCTGCCCCGCTGTTGCAGAAAAACACCTTGTCGCCGAAAGAATTTTCTACGAGGAGTTTTGCCAGTTCAATCTGTGGGGCATACCAGTACAGGTTGGAACAGTGAAGCAACTTCTCGCACTGGTTTTTTATCGCCTCCACTACCGCTGGATGGCAGTGTCCCAGGTTGTTTACTGCTATTCCCGACGTAAAATCGAGGTATTCCCTACCTTGGGTGTCATAAACTAAAACTCCGCTTCCCCTTTCCAGCACAACTGGGTATCTTTTATAGGTGTTCATCACGTACATCATACCCTTTTTGATGTAGTCCATTTTACCTTATCCCTCCTTATTTTTCAATCGTCGTGCCGACCCCATCTTCGTCAAACAGCGCAAGGAGGACGGCATGGGGCACGCGTCCGTCTACTATTTGAGCCTTTTTTACACCTCTTTTCACTGCCTCGACACAGCACATAATTTTAGGTATCATGCCACCATCTATCACGCCTCTCTTTATTAATTCCAGGGCTCTTTCCGTCTTTAGGCTTCTTATTAATGAAGTCTTTCCAGACCGGTCTTCATAAACACCTTCTACATCTGTCAAAAGTATCAGTTTTTCGGCACCAAGGCCCGCGGCTATTTCGCCAGCCGCCGTATCGGCGTTTATGTTATATGTCCTTCCGTCTTCTCCAGAGGTAACGGGCGAAACAACGCATATATATCCCTCTCTTGAAAGGATATCCAATATCTTTGCATTTACCGATTTTATCCTGCCCACAAAGCCGATATCTCCGTTACTTAGGTCTTTTTCCGCAGTAAAAAGCCCTCCATCCTTTCCGCTTAACCCTACCGCCTTTCCACCGCATCGATTTATTTGCGAAACTATTTTTTTATTTATTTGCCCCGACAGAACCATTTCCACCACTTCGACGGTTTGTTCATCGGTAACTCTGAGACCGTTGACAAATTTCGGGGTTATACCTAATTTTTGCGAAACTTCGCTTATTTTCTTGCCTCCTCCGTGCACGAGCACGATATTTATCCCCGAATTTTTTAAGAGGACGATATCCTCTATTAGAGTATCTTCCTGACCTTCGCTCCCCATAGCGCTTCCGCCGTACTTTATTACGATGGTTTTCTCGCGGTAGTCTCTTACTGAAAAAAGAGCTCTTTTAAAAACTTCGACCCTTTCAAAAGCCTGCATCCTGATTCTCTCCTTTTTGCAGCTTAAGTCCTGTAACTTGCGTTTATTTTTACATAGTCATAAGAAAGGTCGCACCCCCAAGCAGTTGCATTAAATTCCCCTTGTTTTAGGTCAACCGTCAAGTTCACATCCTTTTCCGAAAGGATCTCTTTTGCCTTTTCTTCCGAAAAGTCAAGGCCAACGCCATTTTCAACTAACTTTACCTCTCCTTTTTTGCTGGAGATAAATATATCCACCTCTTCCGGGTCAAAATCTATTCCCGAATAGCCTACTGCACACATAATCCTTCCCCAGTTGGCATCTTCTCCAAATATGGCCGCTTTTACAAGGTAGGATTTGGAAATCGTCCTCGCAGCCTTTACAGCACTCTCCTTATCCCTTGCGTTTTTTACCGTAATCTCTATTAACTTCGTCGCACCTTCCCCATCCCTTGCAATCATCTTTGCAAATTCTACGCATAATTTCTCAAGGGCTAGATAGAAAATCTCGTACTCATCGGTGCCCTCTGTTATAGTGTTGTTTCCAGCCAGTCCATTCGACATTATCAATACCATGTCGTTAGTGCTCGTATCGCCATCTACGCTTATCATGTTGAAGGATTTATCTGCAGCATCCTTCAACGCCTTTCGCAGTGCTTTTTCTTCTATGTTCGCATCGGTTGTCAAAAAGCAAAGCATCGTAGCCATATCCGGATGAATCATTCCCGAGCCTTTCGCCATCCCGCCAATGGTAATTTCCCTACCATGAATTTTTATTTTCACTGCCGCTTCTTTTTTAAAAGTATCCGTCGTCATTATCGCCAAAGCTGCATCAGAGGCGCCCTCTACACTTAAAATTTTTGCACAGCTTTCTATACCTTCCCTTACCTTATCCATCGGGAGGTACACTCCGATAACCCCAGTAGAAGCCACTGCCACATCGCAGGGAGCTATATTTAATCGTTTTGCAGTAATTTCTGTCATTTCTTTCGCATCTTTCAAGCCCTTTTCCCCCGTGCATGCATTGGCATTGCCGCTGTTTGCTACAATTGCCTGGATTTTGCCATCTTTTATGTTTTCCATCGTCACAAGCACCGGGGCGGCCTTTACCTTGTTGGTCGTAAAGACCCCCGCTGCTACGGCAGGCACTTTGGAAAATACAATGGCCAGGTCCTTCTTGCATTTTTTAATGCCGCAGTGCACTCCCGCTGCCAAAAAACCTTTTGGAGCGGTGACTCCACCTTCAACAAATACGATGTCCATATCGAGTCTCCTTTCGCAGATTGAATTTTAATAAAGAATTTTACGGATATATTGCAGGGAAATCAAGTCCCATATACTCCGGAAAATCAAAAAGAATATTCATGTTTTGAACTGCCTGCCCCGACGCACCCTTCATCAGATTATCGATGGCTGAAATAATTATGAGCTTCCCGGTATGCTCATCGTAGGCCAGCCCGATGTGACAATGGTTAGATCCATAAGTGTCCTTTGTGCGTGGGAACCGGCCCTCTTCCAATAATTTTACGAAAAATTCCCCTTTATAAAAATCAACGTAAGCTTCCCTCACTTCTTTCACGGAAATATCTTCCTTGAGGTTACAATATATGGTGCTCAGGATACCCCTGGTCATAGGCACCAGGTGAGGGGTAAACGTCACTTTAATTTCTTTTCCGCAGATCTTGCCGAGTTCCTGCTCTATTTCCGGAGTATGTCTGTGGTTTGCAACACCATAAGCTTTTGTGCTCTCGTTGCATTCCGCATATAGGTTTCCTAAAGTAAGGCTGTGCCCCGCTCCCGATACGCCCGACTTTGAGTCTATTATTATATCTTCCGTTAGGATAAGCCCATATTTCAAACATGGTGCTAGTGCAAGTATGGCACTCGTCGGATAGCAGCCCGGATTCCCTATGACATTTGCATTTTTGATTTTTTTCCTGTAGATTTCCGGAAGCCCGTAGACTCGCCTCACGCCTTCATGCAATTTAAAGGGCTTTCCGTACCATTTTTCGTACACCAAAGGGTCGTCAAATCTAAAATCTGCGCCAAGGTCTATGAGCTTTTTCCCTGATGAAATTATTTCACCCGCAAACTCCAGCGCATGTCCGCTGGGTAATGCGGTGAAGATCACGTCGGACTTTTTTATGAGTTCCTTTACATTTAGCTCGTCACACTTCATGGAAAAATAACCCTTCAAACTGGGATACAGATCATCGTATTCCCGTCCTGCATAATTGTTAGAAGTTATGCCGACTATGACTACCTCAGGGTGACGGGACAACAGCCTTACAAGCTCCACTCCGGTATAGCCAGTTGCCCCTACAACGCAGGCCTTAATCATTCGCTTCCCCTCCAATTCTACATTTATATTATGCATAAACAATCTTTTTTCTGCATAAGTTTACATTTGCATTCCATTATAAACGTTAAGGGGAAAAAATGCAATATTTTTTTAAAAGTGATTTTTATCACGGAAAATTCCATTATTTTAAGGTATATTCCAATTTAAAGAACAACTAAATGGAGGGATTTTGGATGGAAATCATAAACCTAGAGCAAAGCGCAATATCTTCCGGTGAAAAAATTATCCCAAGCCGAATAATAGAAAAGGAAGAAGTCCAGGTGGTGCTGCTTGCCTTTGAACCTGGACAGGGCGTGCCGGAGCATAAGACTCCTGTGGATGTATTTTTTTACGTAGTAAAGGGGACGGTGGAAATAACAATAGGAGAAGATAACGAAGAGATACGAGAGGGCAACATAGTGCTGAGTCCCGCCAACATCCCCCACGCTATTAAAAATAACTCCAGTGGAAGGGCCATGGTCCTAGTTATAAAAACCCCAAACCCCCAGTATATTAAAAAATAAAAAAGCCCCGTTTTTTTCGGGGCTTTTTCACTTACATAAAGGCTTTTCTCATCTCTTCTGCTTGCCTGCGGTCAAGCTGCATTATCATCCTCATGAGTTCCGCCACGTGGTGCTTTTCATCATTGGCAATCTCAAGGAAAAGCTGTCTTGCCTGGGTGACATTCGTCATACGAGCGTGCCTTTCGTATTGATTTATGGCCTGAAGCTCGCCTATCAAGTCTTCCCTAAGCATTTCAAGCAGCGTCGCCCGTCCATCGTCGTAATGCATTACTCCTTCGCCTTCCATCATGAAATTCACTCCTTTTTAAATCTATCACTAATAAAATATGAAGGCGAAAGGCTTTGTGTTATTAAAACCTGATGTCTTCCTTTGCCACTGCCGCGACGCCTATACAGGTATCCGCCGCACCGTAGTATACGTAAATCACCTCATCCTTCTCGCAGGCGCCGCAACTGAAAACTACATTCGGCACAAGGCCTTGTTTTTCCCATTCCAATTCGGGCTCTAAAATTGGTTCCGCCTGCCTTGCCAGGACTTTGGAAGGGTCTTCTAGATCCAGCAGAGCAGCTCCAAGCCTGTAGACGTGGTTTTCATCTACCCCGTGGTAAATGAGAAACCATCCTTCCTCTAGCTTCAAAGGAGGCCCGGCTATGCCTATCTTTTTGGAATCCCAAAAGCCCGGCCTGGGGGTCATGATTATTCTGTGGTCATACCATGTCCTCAAATCGTCGGAATATGCTATCCATATATTAGGGTGTCTCCTGTGAAAGAGCACGTATTTGCCTTTTACCCTTTCCGGCAGAAGTGCCGCGTCTTTGTTGGGCTCGTCAAGGAGTATTCTTTTGCCGGACCAATTCTCTAGGTCCTCCGATTCCACCAGGGTTATCCTTATATCTTCCCAGCTCCTGCCGCCGAAGGCGGTATAGAGCATGTAGTACTTGCCGTCGAGTTTTGTTATCCTGGGGTCTTCAATTCCCCAGGCTTCCTGCTCGGTAGTCCCAACAAGCAAAGGCTTGTCAAACCTTTGAAAATCTATTCCGTCGACACTTTTCGCATAACCTATTGAAGATACGAATTTGTACTTTTCTTCGGGTTTAGGAGTATCGAGTTTAAAAGAGTTATTGGAGGCTCTATAAAAGAGGTGAAAGTATCCACCCTCGTATAAAGCCGCTGCGTTGAACACCGCAAACTTTTCCCATTCGTGCCCGGGATTGGGAAGGAGTACTGGCTTTTCGGAAAGTCTCCTGAGTCTTATCATCCCATCCCCCCTCATTAAAGTATAACAGCCGCCTTTTCCATTTCAAGAGCCACCTGAAGAGCACCAAATGCGTCGTAAAGCGTGACATCGCAGTCCTCTTTTAGCCCCCTTGCAGCCATGGAAAGGTCCTTCAGCCCCTCCGCCACGCACGCGCGGTACACTTCCCACCTGTCCTGACGAATTAAAAAGACGTATCTGTTCCTCCCCATGGCTCTGAAAGTCTTCCCCCTCCCCGTAAAGGTCCTTTCATCTTCGTATTCTTCCACCTCTTCGACTTTGAGATCCAAATCTATTCCTGGGAGGAAATTCCTGGCTTTTTCTGCAATTTCTCCCCGCAGATAATCATCAGTTCTTTTTGTCACCAGTGCATCTATTTGGAGTCTTACCGGAATCCACCCATAAACTTTCGCGTATGCCCTTTCAAAGGCAAAGGAAAAAGTGGTTTTCTCGAAAGGCTCGGGCTTAGTAAAGCCGTGATAATAATCAACAACTGTTCCTCCCTCGTGAAGGCAAAAGCCCATAACCCTCTCGACTAGCTCAAACCCTTCCCTTTTCACATTCCATGCCACAACCTTTTCTGGCCGTCCGACGATCCAATTCATTATGTCAAAAAAGTGTACTCCATGCTCAACCCAGATTCCCCCACTTTTTTTATAGTCCCAGAACCAGTGGGATGGGCTTAGATGGTCGTCGTGGGCATAATTCTCGAGCCCCGCCCTCTCCAGCATCCCGAAGATTTTACTTTCATTTACCATTTTCAGC from Caldanaerovirga acetigignens includes the following:
- the argB gene encoding acetylglutamate kinase; this translates as MQAFERVEVFKRALFSVRDYREKTIVIKYGGSAMGSEGQEDTLIEDIVLLKNSGINIVLVHGGGKKISEVSQKLGITPKFVNGLRVTDEQTVEVVEMVLSGQINKKIVSQINRCGGKAVGLSGKDGGLFTAEKDLSNGDIGFVGRIKSVNAKILDILSREGYICVVSPVTSGEDGRTYNINADTAAGEIAAGLGAEKLILLTDVEGVYEDRSGKTSLIRSLKTERALELIKRGVIDGGMIPKIMCCVEAVKRGVKKAQIVDGRVPHAVLLALFDEDGVGTTIEK
- the argJ gene encoding bifunctional ornithine acetyltransferase/N-acetylglutamate synthase — protein: MDIVFVEGGVTAPKGFLAAGVHCGIKKCKKDLAIVFSKVPAVAAGVFTTNKVKAAPVLVTMENIKDGKIQAIVANSGNANACTGEKGLKDAKEMTEITAKRLNIAPCDVAVASTGVIGVYLPMDKVREGIESCAKILSVEGASDAALAIMTTDTFKKEAAVKIKIHGREITIGGMAKGSGMIHPDMATMLCFLTTDANIEEKALRKALKDAADKSFNMISVDGDTSTNDMVLIMSNGLAGNNTITEGTDEYEIFYLALEKLCVEFAKMIARDGEGATKLIEITVKNARDKESAVKAARTISKSYLVKAAIFGEDANWGRIMCAVGYSGIDFDPEEVDIFISSKKGEVKLVENGVGLDFSEEKAKEILSEKDVNLTVDLKQGEFNATAWGCDLSYDYVKINASYRT
- the argC gene encoding N-acetyl-gamma-glutamyl-phosphate reductase → MIKACVVGATGYTGVELVRLLSRHPEVVIVGITSNNYAGREYDDLYPSLKGYFSMKCDELNVKELIKKSDVIFTALPSGHALEFAGEIISSGKKLIDLGADFRFDDPLVYEKWYGKPFKLHEGVRRVYGLPEIYRKKIKNANVIGNPGCYPTSAILALAPCLKYGLILTEDIIIDSKSGVSGAGHSLTLGNLYAECNESTKAYGVANHRHTPEIEQELGKICGKEIKVTFTPHLVPMTRGILSTIYCNLKEDISVKEVREAYVDFYKGEFFVKLLEEGRFPRTKDTYGSNHCHIGLAYDEHTGKLIIISAIDNLMKGASGQAVQNMNILFDFPEYMGLDFPAIYP
- a CDS encoding cupin domain-containing protein, which codes for MEIINLEQSAISSGEKIIPSRIIEKEEVQVVLLAFEPGQGVPEHKTPVDVFFYVVKGTVEITIGEDNEEIREGNIVLSPANIPHAIKNNSSGRAMVLVIKTPNPQYIKK
- a CDS encoding ferritin family protein → MMEGEGVMHYDDGRATLLEMLREDLIGELQAINQYERHARMTNVTQARQLFLEIANDEKHHVAELMRMIMQLDRRQAEEMRKAFM
- a CDS encoding glycosidase, encoding MIRLRRLSEKPVLLPNPGHEWEKFAVFNAAALYEGGYFHLFYRASNNSFKLDTPKPEEKYKFVSSIGYAKSVDGIDFQRFDKPLLVGTTEQEAWGIEDPRITKLDGKYYMLYTAFGGRSWEDIRITLVESEDLENWSGKRILLDEPNKDAALLPERVKGKYVLFHRRHPNIWIAYSDDLRTWYDHRIIMTPRPGFWDSKKIGIAGPPLKLEEGWFLIYHGVDENHVYRLGAALLDLEDPSKVLARQAEPILEPELEWEKQGLVPNVVFSCGACEKDEVIYVYYGAADTCIGVAAVAKEDIRF
- a CDS encoding Gfo/Idh/MocA family protein, coding for MQFNVGLIGLGWFAGIIARALAEKGGEHCRLWAVCDIEPERGREFGKRFGIDRVYRKPEELVEDPEIDIVAIATPPHLHFELAMMAFKADKNVFLEKPGAIRQNEMEELIKVCRKKNLKATIDFVMRRNPLYFVLKMVNESKIFGMLERAGLENYAHDDHLSPSHWFWDYKKSGGIWVEHGVHFFDIMNWIVGRPEKVVAWNVKREGFELVERVMGFCLHEGGTVVDYYHGFTKPEPFEKTTFSFAFERAYAKVYGWIPVRLQIDALVTKRTDDYLRGEIAEKARNFLPGIDLDLKVEEVEEYEDERTFTGRGKTFRAMGRNRYVFLIRQDRWEVYRACVAEGLKDLSMAARGLKEDCDVTLYDAFGALQVALEMEKAAVIL